One segment of Terriglobia bacterium DNA contains the following:
- a CDS encoding GTP cyclohydrolase I: MDRATMEDGIRRFLEGVGERFPGDDLEATPERVARAWADDLLSGYGEYPERELTWTPAPAGTGLVLVRNVRFASVCVHHLLPFVGVAHVAYLPDARLAGLSKLGRVVEVHARRLQIQERLTSAILATLGRVLEPKGAMVVLDAEHTCMTLRGVKKEGSRLITLAASGIYETDASARGDLLGLLAPANGGLTGPR, encoded by the coding sequence ATGGATCGCGCGACGATGGAGGACGGGATCCGGCGCTTTCTCGAGGGGGTCGGCGAGCGTTTCCCCGGTGACGACCTCGAGGCGACGCCGGAGCGCGTCGCTCGCGCGTGGGCCGACGATCTTCTCTCGGGGTACGGGGAGTACCCCGAGCGCGAGTTGACGTGGACTCCCGCTCCCGCGGGGACAGGGCTCGTGCTCGTCCGGAACGTCCGGTTCGCGTCGGTCTGCGTTCACCACCTTCTCCCGTTCGTGGGCGTGGCCCACGTGGCCTACCTGCCGGACGCGCGCCTCGCCGGTCTCAGCAAGCTCGGGCGGGTCGTGGAGGTCCACGCTCGACGCCTTCAGATCCAGGAGCGGCTCACTTCCGCGATCCTCGCGACGCTCGGCCGCGTCCTCGAGCCGAAGGGGGCGATGGTCGTGCTCGACGCCGAGCACACCTGCATGACCCTCCGCGGGGTCAAGAAGGAAGGGAGCCGCTTGATCACCCTGGCCGCGTCCGGGATCTACGAGACCGACGCCTCAGCCCGTGGGGATCTCCTGGGCCTCCTCGCACCGGCGAACGGCGGGCTCACCGGCCCGAGGTGA